TGATCAAACGCACTCTCCTGCAAGGTCGGATCCGTTGCCAGCTGCGCATAAAACTGACCATCATATCCACCGGAATCGGGTTTGATGTAGGCATCCATCTCATGCACCACGCCAAGATAGCGCTCGCTGAAATGCTCTCCAAACCCACCCAGGCGCGTCCATCCACCGGGAAGGGAGAGCTTGATGCCCAGAAGGATGCAAAAAATCGCAACCGCGCACACCGCACCCATACGCCAGGGATTTGCCGTAATCGCAGTTCTCATGTCTGCGACGAAGTTCGACGTGGTTGCGCCCGATTTCGCAGAGCGTCCAGGGTCACTCGCGCACTGTCTTTCCAGGTTGGAAGGTCGTGTTGCAGCGCTTGGGTCTTCAAGTCTGCCAACGTCTCCGGTTGATCGATAAACTGATCCAGTGTGGCCGCGAGGTGGCTGGCATCCATTGGGTTCACAATGCGGATGCCTCCGCCCCTGCTCGCGTGCTCGAGATGAGGAGGAATCGAACTCGCAATGGTCGGAATGCCTCGCCAGAGCGACTCGATCACAGGTAGCCCATTCCCCTCAACCCGGGACGGAAAGAGCGTGAGGTCCGCCTGCTCGTAGAGGCGCACCAACTCGGAATCCTCGACCTGACGGTGAAAGCGGATGGGCAGCCCGCGCCGAATGAGGGTCTCAATGCGCCTGAGCACGGGTTTGCCAAAGTGGGGGTTCACACGTCCCACAATCGACAGTTGCACTGCTTTTCCCTGCGTGCGCAAAATCTCCATCGCGCTGAGCACGACATCGTGGTTTTTTCGGGGTTCGAGAATCCCCACCATCAGCAACTGCAGGATGGGTGAGTTTGGATGCGAAGTCAGCACCCTGGGATCGCGTGAAAAATCAGCACCCAGCGGGATGGTGCTAACAGTTGCATTTGCTTGAATCCCCAGCCAGTCCCAATACGCCAGCAACTCCTCGCAGCTGTGTTGAGAGTTGGCAAGGACTCCGTCGTATGCCGCCAGATCCTTCAGGTAGAAGGGATGACGCGCCACACTTTTGGGCCATGTAAACTCTGGAAACTTCAGCGGAATGGCATCGTGAAAAACCGCAAAACAACGCCCTTTGAAGCGTTGCACCCAGGCATTCGCCCCGGGCCGCTCGTGCTCGCTGAACAGCTCGGGAGTCACAAACACATCTCGTGTCGTGGGGTGGATTGGCTCCCGCGAAGGAAAACACAGGTAGGTGGAATTTCGCAGCGACCAGGCCACTGGTATCACTTCTTCACCCGCTTCCGACAGCGCCTGTCGCAGGCGCTGGGATACACGGTTCAATCCCGAAAACACCCGGTTTTTACTGACTTTCGTGACATCCCAATAGATACGCATCTTGTGCCGCCAGTGCATAAAATCTTGAAAAGCGAAGCAAGACTGTTCTGATATCGATGCTTATGATCACACCCGAAATCCTTTCTCAAATCGAAGACATCAACAAGCGAGCCGGATATTTATGGAGGTTTCTTTGACGTCGCTAACAAACAAAAGCGAGTTGCCGAAATCGAAGAGTTGATGGCCGATGCCACGTTCTGGGACTCCCCCGAAAAGGCGCAGACAATCACCAGTGAACTCAGTTCCCTCAAGCAGGTGCTACGGGAGTGTGAACAGTTCACCCAGAAACTCGAGGATCTGAAAACCCTCGTCGATCTTGTTCGCGAATCCGACGAGGATGAGGCCGCACTCTACATGGATGAGGTCAACTCCAGCGTCGAGGAACTGGCGAAGAAAATTGATGCGCTCGAGCTGCAGTCCTTTCTCAGTGGTAAGCTCGACAAGAGCAACGCCATTCTCACCATCCACGCCGGTGCAGGTGGAACGGAGTCGTGCGACTGGGCCGACATGCTCTTCCGCATGTACAGTCGATGGGCCGAGCGCGCAGGCTATGAGGTCGATATTCAGGACCTGCAACCCGGAGAAGAGGCTGGCCTCTCCCGCGCAATCATGCGAATCGTGGGGTTCAATGCCTATGGTTATGCCAAGGCCGAACGCGGCGTGCATCGTCTCGTGCGGATCAGCCCGTTTGATTCGAACAAGCGGCGGCACACGTCCTTCTGCTCCGTCGATGTGGTCGCAGAAATCGAGGATGACGTCGATGTCGAAATCAAGGAAGAGGATCTTCGCGTGGACACCTACCGCTCCAGCGGCAAGGGTGGGCAGCATGTCAACAAGACAGATTCGGCGGTGCGTCTGACTCACATCCCCTCCGGCATCGTGGTCGCC
Above is a window of Puniceicoccaceae bacterium DNA encoding:
- a CDS encoding glycosyltransferase, which translates into the protein MHWRHKMRIYWDVTKVSKNRVFSGLNRVSQRLRQALSEAGEEVIPVAWSLRNSTYLCFPSREPIHPTTRDVFVTPELFSEHERPGANAWVQRFKGRCFAVFHDAIPLKFPEFTWPKSVARHPFYLKDLAAYDGVLANSQHSCEELLAYWDWLGIQANATVSTIPLGADFSRDPRVLTSHPNSPILQLLMVGILEPRKNHDVVLSAMEILRTQGKAVQLSIVGRVNPHFGKPVLRRIETLIRRGLPIRFHRQVEDSELVRLYEQADLTLFPSRVEGNGLPVIESLWRGIPTIASSIPPHLEHASRGGGIRIVNPMDASHLAATLDQFIDQPETLADLKTQALQHDLPTWKDSARVTLDALRNRAQPRRTSSQT
- the prfB gene encoding peptide chain release factor 2 (programmed frameshift), coding for MITPEILSQIEDINKRAGYLWRFLDVANKQKRVAEIEELMADATFWDSPEKAQTITSELSSLKQVLRECEQFTQKLEDLKTLVDLVRESDEDEAALYMDEVNSSVEELAKKIDALELQSFLSGKLDKSNAILTIHAGAGGTESCDWADMLFRMYSRWAERAGYEVDIQDLQPGEEAGLSRAIMRIVGFNAYGYAKAERGVHRLVRISPFDSNKRRHTSFCSVDVVAEIEDDVDVEIKEEDLRVDTYRSSGKGGQHVNKTDSAVRLTHIPSGIVVACQNERSQHKNKASAMKTLKSRLYEKIQDEKRSEMEKFYGEKGEMGWGNQIRSYVFQPYQMVKDLRTSVETSNVQGVMDGELEPFIHAWLRAGGPRARKDMVQDVDA